A single window of Sulfitobacter sp. JL08 DNA harbors:
- the lipA gene encoding lipoyl synthase → MRDLKIPEHRHPEKARRPDNPQPKKPAWIRVKAPGGKGYADTAKIMRDNKLVTVCEEAGCPNVGECWSQGHATMMIMGEVCTRACTFCNIATGKPPEDLDVFEPGRVADAVKKLGLNHVVITSVDRDDIEDGGAAHFAQTIRAIRKQSPDTTIEILTPDFIRCDPSVLEQVVEARPDVFNHNLETVPGLYPQVRPGARYFHSLRLLQRVKEMDPSMFTKSGIMVGLGEDRQAVMQVMEDMRAADIDFLTIGQYLQPTPKHHKVDRFVHPDEFAAYEKAAYGKGFLMVSATPLTRSSYHAGDDFARLREARIRKLSGQ, encoded by the coding sequence ATGCGTGATTTGAAAATACCCGAACATCGTCACCCTGAAAAAGCCCGCCGCCCCGATAATCCCCAGCCAAAGAAACCGGCATGGATCAGGGTCAAGGCGCCGGGCGGCAAGGGCTATGCCGATACCGCCAAGATCATGCGCGACAACAAGCTGGTCACCGTCTGCGAAGAAGCCGGTTGCCCCAATGTCGGCGAATGCTGGAGCCAGGGCCACGCCACCATGATGATCATGGGCGAGGTCTGCACGCGGGCCTGCACGTTCTGCAACATCGCCACCGGCAAACCGCCCGAAGATCTGGACGTGTTCGAACCGGGACGGGTTGCGGATGCGGTAAAAAAACTGGGTCTGAACCACGTTGTGATCACATCCGTGGATCGTGACGACATCGAAGACGGCGGGGCAGCGCATTTTGCCCAGACGATCCGCGCTATCCGCAAACAATCACCCGATACCACGATCGAAATCCTGACGCCGGATTTCATCCGCTGCGATCCATCGGTTCTGGAACAGGTTGTCGAAGCGCGCCCCGACGTGTTCAACCACAATCTTGAAACCGTTCCCGGCCTTTATCCGCAGGTGCGACCCGGTGCCCGCTATTTCCATTCCCTGCGTCTGTTGCAGCGGGTCAAGGAAATGGACCCGTCGATGTTTACCAAATCCGGTATCATGGTGGGTCTTGGCGAAGACCGTCAGGCCGTGATGCAGGTGATGGAAGACATGCGTGCCGCCGATATCGATTTTCTGACCATCGGCCAGTATCTGCAACCCACGCCGAAACACCACAAGGTGGACCGTTTTGTCCACCCTGATGAATTTGCCGCCTATGAAAAAGCTGCCTATGGCAAAGGGTTCCTGATGGTTTCGGCCACGCCGCTGACGCGATCAAGCTATCATGCCGGTGACGATTTCGCGCGTCTGCGCGAGGCGCGGATCAGGAAATTGTCGGGCCAGTAG